One Mycobacteroides salmoniphilum DNA segment encodes these proteins:
- a CDS encoding dihydroorotase, producing the protein MSVLIKGVLLYGEGEQVDVLVEDGQITRIEAGIGPGIETEVDTAIEAPGQVLLPGFVDLHTHLREPGREDTETIDSGSAAAALGGYTAVFAMANTNPVADSPVVTDHVWQRGQQVGLVDVHPVGAVTVGLEGKQLTEMAMMARGAGRVRMFSDDGKCVHDPLVMRRALEYAKGLGVLIAQHAEEPRLTVGSVAHEGAHAAKLGLTGWPRAAEESIVARDAILSRDTGAPVHICHASTAGTVELLTWAKAQGISITAEVTPHHLLLDDSLLVSYDGVYRVNPPLRESSDAEALRRALADGVIDCVATDHAPHADHEKCCEFAAARPGMLGLQTALSVVVETMVKPGLLTWRDIARVMSERPAQIVGLPDQGRPLAVGEPANLTIVDPDATWTVSGDGLASKSANTPFESMTLPATVTATLLRGRVTARDGKVAL; encoded by the coding sequence ATGAGTGTCTTGATCAAGGGCGTACTGCTGTACGGGGAGGGTGAGCAGGTAGACGTCCTCGTCGAGGACGGCCAGATCACCCGCATCGAGGCCGGTATTGGGCCGGGCATCGAGACCGAGGTCGACACGGCGATCGAAGCGCCCGGTCAGGTGCTGCTGCCCGGCTTCGTCGACTTGCACACGCACCTGCGCGAGCCGGGCCGTGAAGACACCGAGACCATCGACTCCGGTTCGGCGGCGGCGGCTTTGGGTGGCTATACCGCCGTCTTCGCGATGGCCAACACCAACCCGGTGGCGGACAGCCCAGTGGTGACCGATCACGTGTGGCAGCGCGGCCAACAGGTGGGACTTGTCGACGTGCATCCGGTGGGCGCCGTCACCGTCGGGCTAGAGGGCAAGCAGCTCACCGAGATGGCGATGATGGCGCGTGGCGCGGGCCGGGTGCGGATGTTCTCCGATGACGGTAAGTGTGTGCACGATCCGCTGGTGATGCGACGTGCGCTGGAGTACGCCAAGGGGCTGGGTGTGCTCATCGCCCAACATGCCGAGGAACCGCGGCTGACCGTCGGCTCCGTGGCGCACGAGGGTGCCCACGCGGCGAAGCTGGGCCTGACCGGATGGCCCCGCGCCGCTGAGGAATCCATCGTCGCGCGGGATGCGATTTTGTCCCGCGATACCGGCGCCCCAGTGCATATCTGTCACGCATCGACCGCGGGCACCGTTGAGTTGCTCACATGGGCAAAGGCGCAAGGGATTTCCATCACCGCGGAGGTGACTCCGCATCACCTGCTGCTCGATGACAGCCTGCTTGTCTCGTACGACGGTGTGTACCGCGTGAACCCGCCGTTGCGGGAGTCAAGCGACGCCGAAGCATTGCGTCGGGCCCTCGCCGACGGCGTGATCGACTGTGTGGCTACCGATCACGCGCCGCATGCCGATCACGAGAAATGCTGCGAATTCGCCGCGGCGCGGCCCGGCATGCTGGGGTTGCAGACCGCGCTGTCCGTGGTCGTCGAGACCATGGTGAAACCGGGATTGCTGACCTGGCGCGATATCGCCAGGGTGATGAGCGAGCGTCCGGCGCAGATCGTCGGTCTGCCCGACCAGGGGCGTCCGCTGGCGGTCGGTGAGCCCGCGAACCTCACGATCGTTGACCCCGATGCAACCTGGACCGTCAGCGGCGATGGGCTGGCCAGTAAGTCGGCCAACACCCCCTTCGAATCGATGACGTTGCCTGCCACCGTGACTGCCACGCTGCTGCGCGGCCGGGTGACTGCCCGGGACGGCAAGGTGGCGCTGTGA
- a CDS encoding aspartate carbamoyltransferase catalytic subunit translates to MKHLLSAADLTRDEATAILDDADRFLQALAGREVKKLPTLRGRTIITMFYENSTRTRVSFEVAGKWMSADVINVSASGSSVAKGESLRDTALTLRAIGADALIVRHPASGVAAQLAQWTAEGEGGPAVINAGDGTHEHPTQALLDALTIRQRLGGLEGRRIVIVGDILHSRVARSNALLLSTFGAEVVLVAPPTLLPVGIETWPVTVTHDLDAELPGADAVLMLRVQAERMTGGFFPSAREYSVLYGLSEARQRLLPEHAVVLHPGPMLRGMEIASSVADSSQSAVLQQVSNGVHIRMAVLFHLLVGSDEAVPA, encoded by the coding sequence GTGAAGCACCTGCTGTCCGCGGCCGACCTGACCCGCGACGAGGCCACCGCCATCCTCGATGACGCCGACCGGTTCTTGCAGGCCCTGGCGGGGCGCGAGGTCAAGAAGCTGCCGACCCTGCGCGGGCGCACCATCATCACGATGTTCTACGAGAACTCCACGCGGACCAGAGTTTCCTTTGAGGTCGCGGGCAAGTGGATGAGCGCGGACGTCATCAACGTCAGCGCATCGGGCTCGTCAGTGGCCAAGGGCGAGTCGCTGCGCGACACCGCTTTGACCTTGCGCGCGATCGGTGCCGATGCGCTGATCGTGCGCCACCCGGCTTCGGGAGTTGCCGCCCAGCTGGCCCAGTGGACCGCAGAAGGTGAGGGCGGCCCGGCGGTCATCAATGCAGGCGACGGTACCCACGAGCACCCCACCCAGGCGCTGCTCGATGCGCTCACCATCCGCCAGCGGCTGGGCGGCCTCGAGGGGCGTCGCATCGTGATTGTCGGGGACATCCTGCACAGTCGAGTTGCTCGGTCGAATGCCTTGTTGCTCAGTACATTCGGTGCGGAAGTGGTGCTGGTGGCACCGCCCACGCTGCTGCCCGTGGGTATTGAGACCTGGCCGGTGACGGTCACCCATGACCTGGATGCCGAGCTGCCCGGGGCGGACGCGGTTCTGATGCTGCGGGTGCAGGCCGAACGTATGACCGGCGGCTTCTTCCCATCGGCGCGCGAGTACTCGGTGCTGTACGGCTTGTCCGAGGCCCGACAGCGGCTTCTTCCCGAACACGCGGTGGTGCTGCATCCCGGCCCCATGCTGCGCGGTATGGAAATCGCGTCCTCTGTGGCTGATTCTTCGCAATCCGCTGTTCTGCAACAGGTATCGAATGGAGTGCATATCCGTATGGCCGTGCTGTTCCACCTCCTGGTGGGTTCCGATGAGGCGGTGCCCGCATGA
- the pyrR gene encoding bifunctional pyr operon transcriptional regulator/uracil phosphoribosyltransferase PyrR — MLSAADVGRTISRIAHQIIEKTALSDSGDAPRVVLVGIPTRGATLAKRLAAHITEFSGVDVPAGFLDITLYRDDLRNKPHRPLERTSIPEGGVDGALVVLVDDVLFSGRTVRSALDALRDLGRPRAVQLAVLVDRGHRELPLRADYVGKNVPTARSEDVKVLLTEHDGRDSVVINSGQGEAS, encoded by the coding sequence CTGTTGTCCGCCGCAGATGTCGGCAGGACCATCTCGCGTATCGCGCATCAAATCATCGAAAAGACCGCGCTTTCCGATTCCGGTGACGCACCTCGCGTCGTATTGGTCGGGATTCCCACCCGCGGCGCCACGCTCGCCAAGCGATTGGCCGCACACATCACCGAGTTCTCCGGTGTCGACGTGCCGGCCGGATTCCTGGATATCACGCTCTACCGTGACGATCTGCGTAACAAACCCCACCGCCCGCTCGAACGCACCTCCATTCCCGAGGGCGGAGTCGATGGTGCGCTGGTTGTCCTGGTAGACGACGTGTTGTTCTCCGGACGCACCGTGCGCTCGGCCCTCGACGCGCTGCGCGACCTGGGCCGACCCCGCGCGGTGCAGCTGGCGGTGCTGGTTGATCGTGGGCATCGGGAGCTGCCGCTGCGCGCGGATTACGTGGGTAAGAACGTGCCGACCGCACGCTCCGAAGACGTCAAAGTGCTGCTGACCGAGCATGACGGTCGCGACTCCGTGGTGATCAACAGCGGGCAGGGAGAGGCCTCGTGA
- a CDS encoding serine hydrolase domain-containing protein, producing MSESDGTFDAALAPIRAAVNDRILAGAVTLVWQGGQLKHLGAVGYRDVDAGLQMADNTIFRIASMTKPVISAAAMTLVDDGTIRLNDPITTWLPEFAQMRVLTDPDGPLDDTFRAPRTITVEDLLTHRSGLTYDFIATGPIAKAYQPLHTAAFSEPDEWIGAIAALPLVYPPGERFHYSHSTDVLGLLIARAAGLPLNELLRQRILDPLGMSDTDFFVPERKASRLARLYGLGDDDQIVVADRGYLTSMPTSAPALCRGGGALASTAHDYLTFARALLGGGQADGVRILSPESTAALRTNRLTPAQRKLPSFGLPYWTGRGFGLGLSVVLDPNEAALFGPGGAGTFGWPGAFGTWWHADPKADAILMFLPQWRMPDLDPKAALARTSTLRLQLLHVQFAQAVYAAL from the coding sequence ATGTCCGAGTCTGACGGCACGTTTGATGCAGCTCTCGCTCCGATTCGCGCCGCGGTCAATGACCGCATTCTGGCCGGAGCGGTCACGCTGGTGTGGCAGGGCGGGCAGCTCAAGCACCTGGGCGCCGTGGGTTATCGCGATGTCGACGCCGGTCTGCAGATGGCCGACAACACCATTTTTCGCATCGCGTCCATGACAAAGCCGGTGATCAGTGCGGCCGCCATGACTCTTGTCGACGACGGCACGATCCGCCTGAACGACCCGATCACCACCTGGCTGCCGGAGTTCGCCCAGATGCGGGTGCTCACAGATCCGGACGGCCCGCTGGATGACACATTCCGGGCGCCGCGCACCATCACTGTCGAGGACCTGTTGACCCATCGCAGTGGGCTGACCTACGACTTCATCGCGACCGGACCGATAGCGAAGGCCTACCAGCCGCTGCACACCGCGGCATTCAGCGAGCCCGACGAGTGGATCGGGGCCATCGCCGCGCTGCCGTTGGTCTACCCGCCCGGTGAACGCTTCCATTACAGCCATTCCACCGATGTGCTCGGCCTACTCATCGCTCGTGCGGCGGGGCTACCGCTCAACGAGCTATTGCGTCAACGAATCCTGGATCCGTTGGGCATGTCCGATACCGATTTCTTCGTTCCCGAGCGCAAGGCGAGCCGATTGGCACGCCTGTACGGCCTCGGAGACGACGACCAGATCGTGGTGGCCGACCGCGGCTATCTCACCTCGATGCCGACGTCAGCACCGGCGCTGTGCCGCGGCGGCGGCGCTCTCGCGAGCACCGCGCACGACTACCTCACCTTCGCGCGGGCGCTCCTCGGCGGTGGACAGGCCGACGGAGTGCGCATCCTCTCCCCCGAATCGACCGCCGCGCTGCGCACCAACCGCCTCACCCCGGCTCAGCGGAAGCTGCCGTCCTTCGGCCTGCCGTACTGGACCGGACGCGGTTTCGGCCTTGGCCTGTCGGTCGTGCTCGATCCGAACGAGGCCGCATTGTTCGGTCCGGGCGGCGCCGGCACCTTCGGCTGGCCGGGGGCATTCGGCACCTGGTGGCACGCCGACCCGAAGGCCGACGCGATCCTGATGTTTCTGCCGCAGTGGCGCATGCCGGACCTGGACCCAAAGGCCGCCCTGGCGCGTACATCCACGCTGCGACTGCAGCTGCTCCATGTTCAGTTCGCGCAGGCGGTCTACGCCGCGCTGTAG